The genomic stretch AAACATTACTTAACTTTAATCCCGTACCAATCTGCCATTCTCTGTCTCATTTCCTGTGTATAGAACTCTTCAATTGGTTTTGTGTTAATCTTTGATCTAACCTCTGCTTTGTATTTGTTCCATACCTCATCATACTTGCCCTTTGGAGCCATTATAAGCATTGGTATATACTTCCTTGCAAGGTCGTTAGCAATGTTGAGTGGAACCTGGATTTCTTTTTGCTTTTCAGGTGGAACGTTGATCTCCCATGCATATCCCCAAGGTGGACATTCAGGTTCATCAGCAAATGGTGGTTCAACAAATGTTTTTGCTTTGTATGCTTCAAGCACTTTCTTTTGTGCTGGTGCCCATTGCATATATGCAATATCTGGATCAAGTTCAGGTTTTACATAATTTCCATCTGGAAGCTTGAGCTGCCATCTTGGCCAGATGTTCCAGTAGCCAAGCCCTTCTTGTTTCTGGTAAACAGGGTCTCTTGCTTTGTCAATCATAGCTTGTGTTCTGTACATCTTACCTTTATTGTCAACAAGATAATCTCTTCCTTTAATACCCCAGAACATAAGTTTCTGAATATCTGGATTGAGCATTTGGTCTAAGAACTGGAATGCTCTTACAGGATCTTTACACTTCTTTGTAATGCTTATGCCATCTCTTGTTCCAATTGACTGAAGCATCACATATCTTGATTTTTTAACCCCTTTAAATACAATGCCAAATGGAACAAGGATTCTATCATCTTCGCCATTCTTTCGTAGTGTATTGAATGCTGTGTTAAAGTGCCATGACCTTCCCCAGCTTGTCACAACTCTACCTTGAGCAACTTTCGCAGCCCACTGGTCATATGTCTGAACAAATGCCTCTTTATCAAACAAACCTTCATTCCACAGAGCATTTAGCGCCTTGTAAGCTTTGTACATTCCTATTCCTGCAGGGTCATAGCTTGCTTTATATGTTTTCGGATCAACTTGTACAGTATCTGCTATAAGACCATTCAAACCTGTTGCAGGATCTTGAATTACATAGAATCTTGCGCCTTCTGTAATTGCTGACATGCCTATTACAGGCATACCTTTGTACTTTGGATATTTCTTAACATAATTTCTTAACATTGGTACCAAATCTTCCCAGTACTTTAATCTTGGCCAGTTATTCTTTTGTAACATGTCAATCATTACATATAAACCTTCACCACTTGCACTAGGTGACACTTCACCTCTTGTGTAGCTCAAGAAATAAATATGTCCATCAGCTTGGCGAAGTTTCCTCAAATCTGCCTGAGAGTACGCCTTCTTTGTCCACTGACCATATTTTTGAATGTAGTTATCAAGCGGAACTAAAGCTTTGTTCTGAATAAATTGTTTGTGCTCACCACTGCCATAAACCAAGTCTGGTAAATCACCAGATGCAAGCATAAGTGATATCTTTGTTGCCTGGTCCATTCCTACAAAGTGTTCGATTTTCAATCTTACGCCTGTCCTTTTTGTAATCTCTTGCCCAATAGCAGTACTGAAGATATCTGGGTGATATTGTACTGTCGCATCTGCACTAAACATTGTAAAAGTTACAACCTTTTTTGATGCACCTTCAACCTTCTGGGAAGATACAGGTACAATCCCACCCAGCACCGCGGAAATAATGAAAACAAGCGCTACCACAATCGAAATTTTTCTTAAAAATTTCAAATTGAAACGCCTCCTCTCTTTGAATTTTTATCAAGGATGAACAATTATCATCCTCTACTGTTCATTTTACATAGTATTTAGATAAAAACAACCCTTAAAATCTAACATATTTCCCCCATAAAATTGATATGTCAAAAGTCTATATTTTTCCATATTCTTGAACTGCCCACATGTATATTTTTATATTTTCAAGAGGAGTACCTGATGCAACAGAACCTGCTGGTGTTTCGATAAAGTTTCCATCATCTTTTAAAACTTGCATATCTCTTTTTACGTACTCGATAATTTCTTCTGCACTCCCATTTCTCAATATAAATGGTGGCATCTGTCCATAAATCAATGCATTTGGCATAAACTTTCTTATCGTTGCAGGGTGAATTTCAGGCCCAAAATTAACGCTATTTACTCCAAGGTCATTTAAAATAGGAAGTAGGTGCTGCATATTGCTATCCGAATGTTGATAGCGAGTATCTTCTTTTCTTGGTGCAAAATTTTTAAACAAACTCTCTAAAATAGGTGCACAGTATCTTTCATATAACTTGGGCGAAAATAAAAAACAGTTATCATCGTTAATTGCAATTCCATCATATTCAACGTTACAATAACCTCTTAAATTTTTTATATACTCCACAAGTTTTTCTTTCAAAATCTCAAAAAATATATCCATCAACTCGGGTTCATCCATCAAAAGTATACAAAGATTTGTTGTACCTAACAAACTTGTTGCAATTGTAGCAGGTCCTCTTGTCATATGCCCCCATTTTAGCTTCTTCCCTGTCGCTTTTTCATAATCTTCTTTTGCTTTCAAAAGTTCAGGTGTAATCACCTTTTTTACATCAATCCTCTCCATTTTTTCTATAAAACTTTTTACCTCATCTAAACTTTCAACTGCAGGCTCGAGCCAAGGCGTTCCACCTTCTGATATCACAACCTTTGAACCCATTACAACCTCAAATCTTGTTGGTTCTAGAGGGTCAAGCTCTTCTTCTGAATAAAATCTTCTGCCAAGCTCTTTTTCCAAAATTTCATTAGCTTTTTTATGAATTTGAAGTCTGTATGATTTGTCAGAATAATAATCAACTGTTGAAAAAGGACCCACCAGCTCAAACAGAAAATGGTCATCAAGCCAAAAGTGGATAGGAATCCTTGTTTTTTTGTCAAAATTAAGCCTACAAAAATCATTTTCTTCCCAGAATTTTTTTACATCAAATTTAGATAAGTCCACAAGAACTCTCCTCCTTTGTTGAAATTATTTTTTAGGCTACAAAAATTTATAGGGAAGACCTCTAAAATAAGAGGCCTTCCCTATAGAATATACCACAAATTTATTCCATATTTAGTTCCAATTCTTTACTCTCCAGCGAATCATTTCTGTCTTGAACTGCTCATAAACTTTGTAATTTGTTTTTTCAAATGCCTGAACAAATTCTTTCCATATTCTATCAAAATCTGCATCTGTCTTTGCCATTACAAGTTGTGGTAGATATTTTCTTCTCACTTCGCTCATCTTCTGTTGAGCAATTGTAACTTGAGGCTTATCAGCAGGAATATTGATTTCCCATGCAAATCCATAAGGTGTTTCAAGTGGAGGATCTGTAAATGGAGGTTGCATGAAGTATTTAGCTTTATATGCATCGAGAACTTTCTTTTCAGCTGGTGAGAAGTTCTTGTATACATACTCTGGGTCAAATCCTGGCTCTCTGTAATTTCCATCCTGCAGCTTCAAATATGCATGTGGAAATACCCACCAGTATCCAAGACCTTGTTTCTTCCTGTAAACAGGGTCTTCTCTCTGTTTTTTCTGTTTATCTGTTAGGTACATTTTTCCGTTTTTGTCTACACTGTAATCAACACCTTTTATTCCCCAATACATAAGTTTTTGAGCTTCTAAAGAGCACAGTTTGTCCAAGAACTTAAATGCTGTGACAGGGTCTTTACACTTCTTTGTTATGCTAATACCATCTCTTGCGCCAATCGGCTGAATCATAAGATATCTTGCTCTTTGAACACCTTTGTAAACAACTGGGAATGAAATATGCATTCTATTGTATTTCTTTGCATTCTTCAGTGAAGCCTCTGCATCATATCCAAATTGCCACCACTGATCATAGAATCCTACAACTCTACCCTGAGCAATCTTGGAAAGATATGTGTCATAGTTTTGAACGAATACCTCTTTGTCAATAAGCCCTTCTTTCCACATCTTATTCAAATCTTTATAGTATCTTCTTGAACCTTCCATTGTTGAATATACTTTTGCTGTGTAAGTTTTTGGATCAACTATCACATCACCGTCATTTTGATATCCCATAAGATATGAAGGCGGATTTTCTAATGTAAAGAATCTCCAGCTTTCTGTTATAAATGTGAATCCTATAGTAGGTTTGCCATCAATAGTTGGATTTTTCTTTACATAATCTCTAATGAGCTGCTGATAGTCCTCCCAATACCTTACCTTCGGCCATTTTGCTTTTTCAAGAAGATCAATTGGTAGCCAGAAACCATCTGGTTTTAAGTCTGGAGTTATTTCGTTTCTGTAAGGAGACAAGAAATAAATTTTTCCATCTTTCTGTCTGAGTCTTTTGAGATCTTTATCAGTGTAAATCTGTTTACAATATTTCCCGTATTTTTGAATATAGTTATCAAGTGGTACCAATACACCAGCTTCTATTAACTTTCCATGCTCCTGATGACCATGAATCAAATCTGGCAAATCACCAGATGCTAACATAAGACCAATCTTTGTCGCCTCATCCTGTCCTGCTAAGTATTCGATTTTGAGTTTTACACCTGTAAGCTTTGTAATTTCTTTACCAATAGGAGTGCTAAACAGGTCTGGATGAGGATCTGCATTTGAATCTCCATAGAAAAATGTCAATGTCTTTACGGGTTGATTGCTTGAAGCCGCTTTCACAGAATCAGATTTTAAACTTGGGAATGTAACAAGAGTTGAAAAAATGAACACAAAACAAATAAAACAAGCAAACGATTTTAATTTTTTTGACATCTCAAACCCTCCTCACTGTATATTTTGACATTTCTACGAGCAAAAAGACTTTAAAAATTGTGAATCTGAAATAAATTATAACTATAAATTGTAGAAATGTAACCCTGAAAAATTTTATATTTTCCCCCTGAAAAATTGACTTTTTTGGAGCCTGATAAATTAAAAAGTTTATAACTAATCCACAAACATTTCTGCTAAATTAAATCTACTCTATTTTTTGTCCATCACTTTTTTCTTGACAACTACTAATAGTTGATAATAAAATTATTGAAAATCGTAAAATAGGGGTGTGTTAATTTGTTCAGAGAAGTAATTAATACAATTTCACCCTATATCCCTGGCAAACCTATTTCTGAGGTGAAAAGAGAGCTTGGCCTTGAAAAGGTAATAAAACTTGCTTCAAATGAAAATCCTTTAGGACCATCCGAAAATGTTAAAAAAGCTTTGATGCAAAACTTGGATGAACTTGGTATTTACCCGGATGGAAACTGTACAGAGCTAAAACTCAAACTTTCAAAAAAGCTGGGTGTAAAACCATCGCAGATACTTCTGGGGGCAGGGTCTGATGAAATCACTCAATTTATAGCAGCTGTATTTATTAATCCAGGGGACAATGCAATAATGGCAAAACCTTCTTTTCCCCGATACGAAACAGTTACAAAAGTGATGGGCGGTATACCAATCGAACTTCCGTTAAAAGACTTTACCCATGATTTAGAGGCTTTCTATAACAATATAAATGAAAGAACAAAAGTAATTTGGATTTGCAATCCAAACAATCCAACTGGTACTATTGTTAAAAGGAAAGAATTATATGATTTTATAAAATCAGTACCTTCACACATTGCGGTTGTTGTTGACCAGGCTTATAAAGAGTATATAGATGACCCTGAATACCCAGATGCTACAGAGTGGCTTTATGAATTTGAAAATCTTATTGTTCTTCAGACATTTTCAAAGATCTATGGTCTTGCATCTTTAAGAATTGGGTATGCAATAGCATCAGAGGAAATCATTGAAAAATTAA from Caldicellulosiruptor kronotskyensis 2002 encodes the following:
- a CDS encoding ABC transporter substrate-binding protein yields the protein MKFLRKISIVVALVFIISAVLGGIVPVSSQKVEGASKKVVTFTMFSADATVQYHPDIFSTAIGQEITKRTGVRLKIEHFVGMDQATKISLMLASGDLPDLVYGSGEHKQFIQNKALVPLDNYIQKYGQWTKKAYSQADLRKLRQADGHIYFLSYTRGEVSPSASGEGLYVMIDMLQKNNWPRLKYWEDLVPMLRNYVKKYPKYKGMPVIGMSAITEGARFYVIQDPATGLNGLIADTVQVDPKTYKASYDPAGIGMYKAYKALNALWNEGLFDKEAFVQTYDQWAAKVAQGRVVTSWGRSWHFNTAFNTLRKNGEDDRILVPFGIVFKGVKKSRYVMLQSIGTRDGISITKKCKDPVRAFQFLDQMLNPDIQKLMFWGIKGRDYLVDNKGKMYRTQAMIDKARDPVYQKQEGLGYWNIWPRWQLKLPDGNYVKPELDPDIAYMQWAPAQKKVLEAYKAKTFVEPPFADEPECPPWGYAWEINVPPEKQKEIQVPLNIANDLARKYIPMLIMAPKGKYDEVWNKYKAEVRSKINTKPIEEFYTQEMRQRMADWYGIKVK
- a CDS encoding uroporphyrinogen decarboxylase family protein; the encoded protein is MDLSKFDVKKFWEENDFCRLNFDKKTRIPIHFWLDDHFLFELVGPFSTVDYYSDKSYRLQIHKKANEILEKELGRRFYSEEELDPLEPTRFEVVMGSKVVISEGGTPWLEPAVESLDEVKSFIEKMERIDVKKVITPELLKAKEDYEKATGKKLKWGHMTRGPATIATSLLGTTNLCILLMDEPELMDIFFEILKEKLVEYIKNLRGYCNVEYDGIAINDDNCFLFSPKLYERYCAPILESLFKNFAPRKEDTRYQHSDSNMQHLLPILNDLGVNSVNFGPEIHPATIRKFMPNALIYGQMPPFILRNGSAEEIIEYVKRDMQVLKDDGNFIETPAGSVASGTPLENIKIYMWAVQEYGKI
- a CDS encoding ABC transporter substrate-binding protein, with translation MSKKLKSFACFICFVFIFSTLVTFPSLKSDSVKAASSNQPVKTLTFFYGDSNADPHPDLFSTPIGKEITKLTGVKLKIEYLAGQDEATKIGLMLASGDLPDLIHGHQEHGKLIEAGVLVPLDNYIQKYGKYCKQIYTDKDLKRLRQKDGKIYFLSPYRNEITPDLKPDGFWLPIDLLEKAKWPKVRYWEDYQQLIRDYVKKNPTIDGKPTIGFTFITESWRFFTLENPPSYLMGYQNDGDVIVDPKTYTAKVYSTMEGSRRYYKDLNKMWKEGLIDKEVFVQNYDTYLSKIAQGRVVGFYDQWWQFGYDAEASLKNAKKYNRMHISFPVVYKGVQRARYLMIQPIGARDGISITKKCKDPVTAFKFLDKLCSLEAQKLMYWGIKGVDYSVDKNGKMYLTDKQKKQREDPVYRKKQGLGYWWVFPHAYLKLQDGNYREPGFDPEYVYKNFSPAEKKVLDAYKAKYFMQPPFTDPPLETPYGFAWEINIPADKPQVTIAQQKMSEVRRKYLPQLVMAKTDADFDRIWKEFVQAFEKTNYKVYEQFKTEMIRWRVKNWN
- the hisC gene encoding histidinol-phosphate transaminase, with protein sequence MFREVINTISPYIPGKPISEVKRELGLEKVIKLASNENPLGPSENVKKALMQNLDELGIYPDGNCTELKLKLSKKLGVKPSQILLGAGSDEITQFIAAVFINPGDNAIMAKPSFPRYETVTKVMGGIPIELPLKDFTHDLEAFYNNINERTKVIWICNPNNPTGTIVKRKELYDFIKSVPSHIAVVVDQAYKEYIDDPEYPDATEWLYEFENLIVLQTFSKIYGLASLRIGYAIASEEIIEKLNRVRPPFNVNHLAQIAASAALDDEEHVKKAKELNKKSLEFFYKNFEEMGLFYIKSYGNFVMVDVKKDAVDVFKKLLLKGIIVRPGDIFGMPTYLRVTTGQEGDNMGFIKALKEIL